The stretch of DNA ATAAATTTcgtcaaaaataaaactgaatatCATTTGTTTCTCATATGTCAGAGTTAAATTTTATACACACTGGCTTCTAAATAAGATAAAATCATAATCAAAATTGCATATCTCTTCTACTTGTTTACACACAAATCAATAAGTAGGACCACCAAACTTAGTTCCATCATACCAGAAATAGAcacaaaatacaacaaacataCTACTTAATGTTCTTTCACTTGGTAGTAGGACACATAATGGAAAAAAGCACACAAAGAGCAGTGGTTCCTACATCATTGGAATCCGAACAAGGctctgttattattattatccaaAACGTAAATTGAGAAAGAGACTTAGTCTGGTCATCGTCACACCACAAAATACAATCATTGTTTAGAAGGATCAAGAACTTGACCCATGAACAAAATAACTCCACTCTTATCTTCTTTCACCGTGAATAGAAATGGATGGTCAGCTATGAAATCCGGGTTCCGCATCAAACATTGGGGCACCATGATGGCAACGGAGACGGCTGCAGCTTCGGTTCCCTCCTCATCCACCTCAATGCAAGCTTTATGAAGTATGCTTGAAACGTACAGGCTGTCACCTTTCCAAGACGAATCAACCATCTCAGTTAAATTACCTTCATCACTAAAAGGCAAATTCAGTCccatttctttcaaaaccttTGAAGCTGTAAACTCAAAAGAGAAGTTAAACTTTGGAATTCTGAAAGCATCTACTGATATACGATGGAGTGGAATATGGTTATCAAGAAATCCTGGTTCCGAGCTTATGTTCTCAAGCAAAGCAGCTAATCCATCTTTATCATTAGGAAGATAAATGTACATGGAGAATTGACGTTGATCCTCTACATAAGGGAGGCGTAAAACTTGGAAACCATCATAGCCTCTTAGATATTGGTCTTTGTAACTGGTCATGAATGGGACTTTCACCGTGTTACCATCAAGAAGATGAAAATCATTATCTTTTGTCAAATTTGCATCAAATTTTCTACCCCATGATGCTTTGAAGTAGACTGCATTTGCTAGAATAAGTGTGCTACTACGGATGGTCTCTATAGTCTCCATACAATCGC from Camelina sativa cultivar DH55 chromosome 9, Cs, whole genome shotgun sequence encodes:
- the LOC104714105 gene encoding serpin-Z3-like, with protein sequence MESGKSIEKQNDVVVRLAKQVIDTVANGFNLVFSPTSINVLLSLIAAGSNSVTKEQILSFLMSPSTDHLNSALAKLTDGGTERSDLCLSAANGVWMDKSVSLKPSFKELLENSYNATCSQVDFATKPGEVIDEVNTWADVHTNGLIKDILSRDCMETIETIRSSTLILANAVYFKASWGRKFDANLTKDNDFHLLDGNTVKVPFMTSYKDQYLRGYDGFQVLRLPYVEDQRQFSMYIYLPNDKDGLAALLENISSEPGFLDNHIPLHRISVDAFRIPKFNFSFEFTASKVLKEMGLNLPFSDEGNLTEMVDSSWKGDSLYVSSILHKACIEVDEEGTEAAAVSVAIMVPQCLMRNPDFIADHPFLFTVKEDKSGVILFMGQVLDPSKQ